One Fusarium poae strain DAOMC 252244 chromosome 4, whole genome shotgun sequence DNA window includes the following coding sequences:
- a CDS encoding hypothetical protein (SECRETED:SignalP(1-15)) → MHFLTVATLFGGAAAQIKYAGNQVPFVKESEQVASNFPDVDDDLYSPAFLDPDHIPEGFANGTAAPNPQQYLEQFLWTLASKNDWMTYHNPTFKSEEGRSIPYVVLSSSKSLLQETPFASSNATNKVRVWLQGGVHGNEPAGEEALLALLGKMDAEPEWTASILEKLDIMVLPRYSPDGSAYFQRTLATSFDPNRDHTKMASQQTIDVKALNLKFNAHVHLDCHETNAVRRLTYNNKTFIPAQDDQFSAFKNPNVHKDIRSLAESLFVPKVQSALKDKNFTTSGYVVAFQEEGEDIRLQDFVTDTRGEVTVYMGQGLAFLSETRGIGIGNQYFKRRTTAGLTAALTLVQTVADNAELVYDTVEAARADFITNDQEIVVRDQPRWTNGTWNYIDVETGELTEVPVIFGNNTPPASNLTRSRPEAYIFSRAWSSAANKLRAVGLTVNELAVDFEGEVEAYNITEATLATSKYEGTVLTTVNTELFTKKMKFPAGSYWVSTKQQYAAQAFVRLEPENPDGFATFNIFPVSTGDEYQVYRIPA, encoded by the exons ATGCATTTCCTCACTGTTGCTACCCTGTTCGGGGGTGCAGCCGCCCAGATCAAATACGCCGGTAACCAGGTTCCCTTTGTCAAGGAATCAGAACAGGTCGCATCAAACTTCCCTGATGTCGACGACGATTTGTACTCACCCGCGTTCCTGGACCCTGATCACATCCCCGAGGGCTTTGCCAATGGAACAGCTGCGCCAAACCCGCAGCAGTATCTAGAACAGTTCCTTTGGACACTTGCTTCAAAGAATGATTGGATGACGTACCATAACCCTACCTTCAAATCAGAGGAGGGCCGGTCTATTCCTTATGTTGTTCTGTCCTCATCCAAGTCACTGCTTCAAGAGACACCCTTTGCCAGCAGCAACGCCACCAACAAAGTCCGTGTCTGGCTTCAAG GCGGAGTTCACGGAAATGAACCAGCGGGAGAGGAAGCTCTTCTTGCATTGCTCGGAAAGATGGACGCTGAACCTGAATGGACGGCTTCGATCCTTGAGAAATTGGATATCATGGTTCTGCCACGCTACAGCCCTGACGGATCAGCCTATTTCCAGCGAACTCTAGCTACGAGCTTCGACCCCAACCGCGACCACACCAAGATGGCTTCTCAGCAAACCATCGATGTCAAGGCTTTGAACCTCAAGTTCAACGCTCACGTCCACCTCGACTGCCACGAGACTAATGCTGTTCGCCGATTGACCTACAACAACAAGACATTTATCCCCGCGCAGGATGATCAATTCTCAGCTTTCAAGAACCCCAACGTTCACAAGGATATTCGCTCCCTCGCCGAATCTCTATTCGTACCAAAGGTTCAATCCGCactcaaggacaagaacTTCACTACCAGCGGCTACGTTGTTGCGTTTCAAGAGGAGGGCGAGGACATTCGTCTGCAAGACTTTGTCACAGATACACGTGGTGAAGTCACAGTTTACATGGGCCAAGGTCTCGCGTTTCTGTCCGAGACACGAGGCATCGGTATTGGAAATCAGTACTTTAAGCGTCGAACAACAGCTGGTTTGACTGCTGCTCTTACCCTTGTGCAGACAGTAGCCGATAACGCAGAGCTCGTCTACGATACCGTCGAAGCAGCCCGCGCTGATTTTATCACCAACGATCAAGAGATCGTTGTCCGTGACCAACCTCGCTGGACAAACGGCACATGGAATTACATCGACGTCGAAACTGGCGAACTTACTGAGGTGCCCGTTATCTTCGGCAACAACACTCCTCCTGCCAGTAACCTGACTCGTTCCAGGCCGGAAGCCTACATCTTCAGCCGCGCATGGTCCAGCGCCGCCAACAAGCTCCGTGCTGTTGGCCTGACCGTAAACGAACTAGCAGTGGACTTTGAGGGCGAGGTTGAAGCATACAACATTACGGAAGCAACACTCGCAACATCAAAATACGAGGGTACTGTGCTCACAACGGTCAACACTGAGTTGTTCACCAAGAAGATGAAATTCCCTGCTGGCTCGTACTGGGTTAGTACCAAACAGCAATATGCTGCCCAGGCCTTTGTCCGTCTTGAGCCAGAGAACCCTGATGGGTTTGCGACTTTCAATATCTTCCCCGTTAGCACGGGTGACGAGTACCAGGTTTATCGCATTCCTGCATGA
- a CDS encoding hypothetical protein (TransMembrane:12 (i25-45o80-99i111-131o137-155i162-184o204-221i293-315o335-355i362-383o395-417i429-446o466-484i)) has protein sequence MAGGPVKKPVNIFKLKDVDEPQGVFNWRLWFAVFAFGLMGAARGIDEGLISGAFKSKDFQKYIHFKDYSEVEQANIKANVSAMVQIGCVGGALIAFMICDRIGRIWATRQLCAVWIVGIVIFMANGGSLGAIYAGRFIAGLGVGQTAVVGPVYLAEIAPSAVRGLCTCVFSGFVYLGIVLAYFANYGCSRHMGDNTHARWLVPTSIHLMFAGLIFVLSFFVDESPRFLVKKGQVEKATAVMARLRQQPIDSDYIVREMTAIQASHEHELESVNTSFLGTCKELFFNSSNLYRLYLASMVQVLAQWSGAGSITLYAPDLFELLGIHGSETGLLVTALFGIVKLLSAISCALFLVDVIGRKRALMAGITLQAFAMIYVGAFLTAVPEPTGSSAAARGAMAMIYISGIGWALGWNTMSYILTAELFPLRIRALATSFAMTLHFLCQYGSSRATPNMLLPSSEGGINPNGTFWTYAAILVVGGLWVIVSVPETAGRSLESMDRLFDLPWYKIGLFGNKDAEEQDAVYNEKEEMAMNTHGNVSYIENRPKEIA, from the exons ATGGCTGGAGGCCCAGTGAAGAAGCCCGTCAACATCTTCAAACTCAAAGATGTTGACGAGCCACAAGGCGTGTTCAACTGGCGACTATGGTTCGCCGTCTTCGCCTTTGGTCTGATGGGTGCCGCTCGTGGAATTGACGAGGGTCTCATTTCAGGCGCCTTCAAGTCCAAGGACTTTCAGAAGTACATTCACTTCAAGGATTATTCCGAGGTCGAGCAGGCCAACATCAAGGCCAATGTCTCTGCCATGGTCCAGATTGGTTGTGTCGGAGGTGCCCTCAT TGCTTTCATGATCTGCGATAGAATCGGTCGAATCTGGGCTACTCGTCAGCTCTGCGCAGTTTGGATTGTCGgaatcgtcatcttcatggcCAACGGTGGTAGCCTCGGTGCTATCTACGCTGGTCGCTTTATCGCTGGCCTAGGAGTTGGTCAAACAGCTGTCGTGGGACCCGTCTATCTCGCCGAAATCGCCCCTTCAGCCGTTCGTGGTCTCTGCACTTGTGTCTTCTCGGGCTTCGTCTATCTCGGTATTGTTCTGGCCTACTTCGCCAACTATGGCTGCTCTCGACACATGGGCGACAACACCCACGCCCGCTGGCTCGTCCCTACCAGCATTCATCTCATGTTTGCTGGTTTGATCTTTGTTCTCAGCTTCTTTGTCGACGAATCTCCCCGTTTCCTCGTCAAGAAGGGTCAAGTCGAAAAGGCCACTGCTGTCATGGCTCGCCTGCGACAACAACCCATCGACTCTGACTACATCGTCCGCGAAATGACCGCCATTCAAGCTTCCCACGAGCACGAGCTTGAGAGCGTCAACACCTCTTTCCTCGGTACCTGCAAGGAGCTTTTcttcaacagcagcaacctgTACCGTCTTTACCTTGCCAGCATGGTCCAGGTCCTTGCTCAGTGGTCTGGCGCAGGCTCTATCACTTTGTACGCTCCCGATCTGTTTGAACTCCTCGGTATCCACGGCTCTGAGACTGGTCTTCTTGTCACTGCCCTCTTCGGTATTGTCAAGCTTCTGTCCGCCATCAGCTGCGCTCTCTTCCTGGTCGATGTTATTGGTCGAAAGCGCGCTCTTATGGCCGGTATTACCCTCCAGGCTTTCGCTATGATCTACGTTGGCGCATTCCTCACAGCTGTCCCTGAGCCTACTGGTTCCTCCGCTGCCGCCCGTGGAGCTATGGCTATGATCTACATCTCCGGTATTGGTTGGGCCCTTGGTTGGAACACCATGTCCTACATCCTTACCGCCGAACTCTTCCCTCTCCGCATCCGAGCTCTCGCTACCTCGTTCGCCATGACACTTCATTTCCTTTGCCAGTACGGTAGCAGCCGCGCCACACCGAACATGCTTCTGCCCTCATCAGAGGGAGGCATCAACCCCAACGGAACCTTCTGGACCTACGCTGCCATCCTCGTCGTTGGCGGTCTCTGGGTCATCGTTTCCGTCCCCGAAACTGCTGGTCGATCTCTTGAGAGCATGGACAGACTGTTCGACCTCCCCTGGTACAAGATCGGCTTGTTCGGCAACAAGGACGCTGAGGAGCAGGATGCTGTTTACaatgagaaggaggagatggCCATGAACACACATGGCAACGTTTCCTACATCGAGAACAGGCCCAAGGAGATTGCTTGA
- a CDS encoding hypothetical protein (TransMembrane:13 (o63-83i95-119o131-148i160-178o219-244i265-293o305-323i343-363o383-402i409-429o435-455i467-491o548-567i)), with amino-acid sequence MNPIMVESPQKDGRSSDEEKNNVIPQTESTARPEGSDFESEGEYQDGIERVRAITSVWTKKTLISMFLMLYLISFVDMIMNYVDSALNPYITSSFGAHGLLNIGSILASIIGACAPLPLAKAIDVWGRVEGFAFMMVVCLVGMIMKATCTTVQMYIGAHILYWVGHIGVMYVIGVMLADMTTLTNRAFIYGINTTPRIVATFASPEIATGFYEKLNFRWAFGAFAIIIAACSIPAMATMIYMFRTATKQGVITRQRSNRTFLQSFKFYFIEFDIIGILLLCACISCLLLPYSLAPYAPKVWATPYIIALEVLGVVLIPIFYIWEAKVAPVQFLPFKYLKQGTIIGSCLLNAIMFLSTFSWNAYFGSYLQVVNRLSISNANYVLNAYSLTSSVIAPGVGWFVARTGNIKWTAMAGAPIMLLGTALIIPFRKEDTNVGLLAFTQILVGFGAGVFSTVDQVAVMAPVTHQYLAVTSALSGLFGGVGAGIGYAIAGGFWNNVMPAQLAQRLPEAAKANASVIFGSIEVQKSFADGSLEREAIVGAYAHTMRLMAITGVATMPLCVLSIIIWRNINVRKVEEEKGKQTKGMVF; translated from the exons ATGAACCCCATCATGGTTGAATCACCTCAGAAGGATGGCAGATCTTctgacgaggagaagaacaatGTCATCCCACAAACCGAGTCTACTGCTCGTCCTGAAGGCTCCGACTTTGAGTCTGAGGGTGAGTACCAAGATGGAATTGAGCGCGTGCGCGCTATTACCTCAGTGTGGACCAAGAAGACCCTAATTAGCATGTTTTTGAT GTTGTACTTGATCTCTTTTGTCGACATGATCATGAACTATGTCGATTCTGCTCTCAACCCTTACATCACTTCCAGTTTCGGTGCTCATGGTCTTCTCAACATTGGAAGCATCTTGGCTTCCATCATTGGAGCATGCGCTCCTCTTCCCCTCGCCAAGGCCATCGATGTCTGGGGTCGAGTTGAAGGTTTTGCCTTTATGATGGTTGTTTGCCTTGTTGGCATGATCATGAAGGCCACCTGTACCACCGTCCAGATGTATATCGGCGCTCACATTCTTTACTGGGTTGGTCATATCGGAGTCATGTATGTCATTGGTGTCATGCTGGCTGATATGACTACCCTGACCAACCGTGCCTTTATCTACggtatcaacaccacacctCGTATCGTCGCTACCTTTGCCAGTCCCGAGATCGCTACTGGCTTTTATGAGAAGCTCAACTTTCGCTGGGCTTTTGGCGCTTTCGCCATCATCATTGCCGCGTGCAGTATTCCTGCCATGGCTACCATGATTTACATGTTCCGCACAGCTACCAAGCAGGGCGTCATCACACGACAGCGATCAAACCGCACATTCCTCCAGTCTTTCAAGTTCTACTTTATCGAGTTTGACATAATTGGAATCTTGCTTCTCTGTGCTTGCATCTCCTGCCTGCTTCTGCCCTACAGCCTGGCTCCTTATGCTCCCAAGGTCTGGGCCACACCTTACATCATCGCTCTCGAGGTTCTTGGTGTCGTTCTGATCCCCATCTTCTACATCTGGGAAGCAAAGGTGGCACCTGTTCAGTTCTTGCCCTTCAAGTACCTCAAGCAGGGAACCATCATCGGCTCATGCTTGCTGAACGCCATCATGTTCCTTTCCACCTTCAGTTGGAACGCCTACTTCGGCTCTTACCTCCAGGTTGTCAACAGGTTGAGCATCTCCAACGCCAACTACGTTCTCAACGCCTACTCTCTTACCTCTTCCGTCATCGCGCCTGGAGTCGGATGGTTTGTTGCCCGCACTGGTAACATCAAGTGGACTGCCATGGCTGGTGCTCCCATTATGCTCCTGGGTACCGCCTTGATCATTCCCTTCCGAAAGGAGGATACCAACGTCGGTCTTTTGGCCTTTACTCAGATCCTCGTCGGTTTCGGTGCCGGTGTTTTCTCTACTGTCGACCAAGTCGCTGTCATGGCTCCCGTCACTCACCAATACCTCGCTGTCACCAGCGCTCTTTCTGGTCtctttggtggtgttggtgctGGTATCGGTTACGCCATTGCTGGTGGTTTCTGGAACAACGTTATGCCTGCTCAACTGGCTCAACGCCTTCCCGAGGCTGCAAAGGCCAACGCTTCCGTTATTTTCGGTAGCATTGAGGTTCAAAAGTCCTTCGCTGATGGCTCGCTTGAGCGTGAGGCCATTGTTGGTGCGTATGCTCACACCATGAGACTCATGGCTATCACTGGTGTTGCCACCATGCCTCTGTGTGTTCTTTCAATCATTATCTGGAGGAACATCAACGTCCGAaaggttgaggaggagaagggcaAGCAGACCAAGGGTATGGTCTTTTAA
- a CDS encoding hypothetical protein (TransMembrane:7 (o25-46i58-77o102-124i136-158o178-202i214-234o254-273i)) encodes MYLRWNDHKPRSMESTIDTSRSLEIQAVLITFSLLSATTVVLRTYIRTKVLGSFGLDDGLMVVAQVLAIGSAVAIGLENKYGLGYHTWEQPKSAYVPYMKSFYASIVIYNIAMCLVKIGILLQYRRVFAIQVIQTITFYGTALMVAWTVVIAFLNILICVPVAKFWDNELPGRCLDPLLIWYIMAGFNLTTDIAIFCLPLPVIKSLNLPRKQKIMLFAIFSLGFFTCFISIYRIRTLRTAASTDDPNWDNVDAAIWSFLEITMAITAACLPTLRPLVSKFLPRMFSSSLGRSNRASRYTQPRNSLYVGNVPRTRTERRSKMFDDTSTLHDDAIPLPTHNKALPSPRSANFSVSIKAGNEGTDGEDTIPIYDGAGISAKTVITQQVVEDEGWDSSRPSCSNKSF; translated from the exons ATGTATCTACGCTGGAACGATCACAAACCCAGAAGCATGGAGAGCACGATTGACACATCGCGCTCCCTCGAAATCCAGGCGGTTCTCATAACTTTCTCTCTATTATCCGCCACAACCGTCGTCTTACGGACTTATATAAGAACGAAAGTGCTTGGTTCATTTGGTTTGGACGATGGCTTGATGGTGGTGGCACAGGTGCTTGCCATTGGCTCCGCTGTAGCCATCGGTCTTG AGAACAAATATGGGCTAGGATATCATACATGGGAGCAACCGAAAAGTGCATACGTGCCCTACATGAAG TCCTTCTACGCTTCCATTGTCATTTATAATATCGCAATGTGCCTTGTCAAAATCGGAATATTACTCCAATACCGACGAGTCTTCGCTATCCAAGTCATACAGACCATCACGTTCTATGGGACGGCTCTGATGGTGGCTTGGACGGTTGTCATCGCATTTCTCAACATTCTCATCTGTGTTCCCGTCGCCAAGTTCTGGGACAATGAACTACCTGGACGATGCCTCGATCCGCTTCTCATCTGGTATATCATGGCTGGGTTCAATCTAACGACAGACATTGCAATATTCTGCCTGCCTCTGCCCGTCATCAAGAGCCTCAACCTCCCCAGAAAGCAAAAGATAATGCTCTTTGCTATCTTTAGTCTCGGATTTTT CACATGCTTCATCTCAATCTACCGTATCCGAACACTCAGGACTGCCGCATCCACAGACGATCCCAACTGGGATAACGTAGATGCCGCCATATGGTCTTTTCTCGAAATCACAATGGCAATTACAGCAGCCTGCCTACCGACCCTGCGACCCTTGGTCTCCAAATTCCTACCCCGGATGTTCTCTTCCAGCTTGGGTAGAAGCAACCGTGCATCCCGCTACACCCAGCCACGGAACAGTCTATATGTTGGGAACGTTCCTCGAACGAGGACGGAACGACGCAGCAAGATGTTTGACGACACAAGCACTCTACACGATGACGCCATCCCATTGCCTACCCATAACAAAGCTCTGCCCTCTCCACGCAGCGCCAATTTTAGTGTGAGTATCAAGGCCGGAAACGAAGGGACTGATGGCGAGGACACTATTCCCATCTATGACGGGGCAGGAATCTCAGCCAAGACTGTTATTACGCAACAAGTTGTGGAAGACGAGGGTTGGGACAGCAGTAGGCCAAGCTGCAGCAACAAATCTTTCTGA
- a CDS encoding hypothetical protein (SECRETED:SignalP(1-22)): protein MRVSQPVFILALAGLSTATSYALNLSNNACAALTVEFPSDVSYPNTISYNEANNYWSHLQTEVHPDCFVTPRTTKDVSKVIKTLTSLDAPFSVKSGGHTAFAGGSNVAGGVTIDLQHLNKITVSKDRKTVSVGPGNRWINVSEALDPLKLAVVGGRVASVGVGGLILGGGISYFSGSKGWACDNVRNYEVVIASGDIVNASPDTNADLYWALRGGGGSNFGIVTRFDLASFEQGDLWSTSLIHPGSLNTTIIPHFQNLTENGLPEDPNAHSFFVLTYQPLFGGYIALTSLYHSTIPSPARSIPSVFSSLTDIPGAVSNETVVANISTHSKLIDVPYGSRQTWWDVTVSAKSASFFTDIVPLFEARNAKLFEAAGGSSVVPFLVFQPLSVNILQAMQKNGGNAFGLDPNSGPLMIVQISTTWEDPQLDKLVEDSSQEFINAVNSMAADRGLDNGFVYMNYAGSKQQVQKHYSEESQQRLKKVVHERDPEGKLARLWRGYFKV, encoded by the exons ATGAGAGTATCACAGCCCGTCTTCATCCTTGCTCTCGCTGGGTTGTCAACTGCCACAAGCTATGCTCTCAACCTCTCCAATAATGCG TGCGCTGCTCTCACAGTAGAATTCCCTTCCGACGTCTCTTACCCCAACACAATATCCTACAATGAAGCCAACAACTACTGGTCTCATCTCCAAACAGAAGTTCATCCTGATTGCTTCGTCACTCCTCGAACTACGAAAGATGTCTCAAAAGTGATCAAGACTCTCACTTCTCTAGACGCACCTTTCTCAGTCAAAAGCGGCGGTCATACTGCTTTTGCCGGAGGATCCAATGTCGCTGGTGGCGTCACTATCGATCTCCAGCATCTCAATAAGATTACTGTTTCTAAAGATCGCAAAACTGTTTCTGTTGGACCTGGAAACCGATGGATCAACGTCTCTGAGGCCCTTGACCCTCTCAAACTCGCTGTAGTAGGCGGGCGTGTGGCGAGTGTCGGTGTAGGCGGACTCATTCTCGGCGGTGGCATTTCATACTTTTCAGGTTCCAAAGGTTGGGCTTGCGATAACGTGCGCAATTATGAAGTTGTTATCGCATCTGGTGATATCGTCAACGCGTCACCAGACACTAACGCCGATCTTTATTGGGCTCTGCGAGGCGGTGGCGGTTCCAACTTTGGCATCGTGACACGCTTTGACCTCGCTTCTTTTGAACAAGGTGATTTGTGGTCTACTTCGCTCATTCATCCAGGCTCTCTCAACACGACAATTATACCACATTTCCAGAACTTGACTGAGAATGGTCTGCCGGAGGATCCGAACGCACACAGCTTTTTTGTCCTGACATATCAGCCGCTCTTCGGAGGATACATCGCCCTCACAAGTCTTTATCACTCTACAATTCCTTCGCCAGCAAGAAGTATACCTTCAGTGTTCTCCTCACTTACGGATATCCCTGGAGCTGTCTCGAATGAGACAGTTGTAGCCAACATCTCTACGCATTCTAAACTTATCGATGTTCCCTACGGATCGCGACAGACTTGGTGGGACGTCACAGTATCGGCCAAATCTGCCTCGTTCTTCACAGACATTGTACCTCTATTTGAGGCCCGCAATGCTAAGCTCTTTGAGGCCGCCGGTGGAAGCAGCGTCGTTCCTTTCCTGGTTTTCCAACCTTTGTCGGTGAACATTCTCCAAGCGATGCAGAAGAATGGTGGCAACGCGTTTGGTCTCGACCCAAATAGCGGCCCCTTGATGATTGTACAGATTTCTACGACTTGGGAGGATCCTCAACTGGACAAGCTGGTGGAGGATAGCTCACAAGAGTTCATCAACGCAGTTAACAGCATGGCAGCGGACCGTGGTCTGGACAATGGGTTCGTCTACATGAACTACGCAGGGAGCAAACAGCAGGTGCAGAAGCACTACAGCGAGGAGAGTCAACAGAGGCTAAAGAAGGTTGTTCATGAGCGGGATCCTGAAGGGAAGCTAGCACGTCTGTGGAGAGGCTACTTCAAAGTCTAG
- a CDS encoding hypothetical protein (TransMembrane:7 (o18-40i52-76o88-108i128-153o173-196i208-230o242-264i)), translating to MNITAQQAARSHETKSGLMLGVSVALMTLGSGLVALRLWCRRLIHSTGRDDISAVLALAFLIACGISMAAMTRYGLGRHDWTLSLDQIVLYGRCFWLSVLFYTLSIYFCKITFLLQYLRIMNVSRMRWVYIGSMIFLSIWSAAQIVGIATLCVPLEALWDPRIKGKCFKDQTLMWYINGVMHIVIDFAIIVMPLPIVWKLKLPLSQKLWLSGIFGLGFFTIAISILRLQWLTPQKDITWWNVTAASWSLAELVSGIACSCLPTFKPLLNKVKSWVPTLSDGESARSIHGIATDDSDRTVVVALEDAPYGSRLQIPNSVHTFGTETSITASKGVYETEKKWRKSSKSSISKNEP from the exons ATGAATATCACTGCCCAACAAGCTGCGAGGTCTCATGAGACCAAATCGGGTCTTATGCTTGGCGTTTCAGTGGCGTTGATGACTTTGGGTTCTGGTCTGGTTGCTCTACGACTGTGGTGCAGAAGACTTATCCATTCAACCGGCCGAGACGACATCTCTGCTGTACTTGCTTTA gcctttttaatagcttGTGGCATCTCGATGGCAGCTA TGACGAGATATGGTCTCGGACGACACGATTGGACTTTATCTCTTGATCAAATAGTTCTTTACGGAAGA TGCTTTTGGCTCTCCGTCCTATTCTACACCTTATCCATATACTTTTGCAAGATAACGTTCCTACTACAATATCTCCGCATCATGAACGTTTCACGTATGCGTTGGGTCTACATAGGCTCCATGATATTCCTTTCGATATGGAGTGCGGCGCAGATAGTGGGCATAGCCACGCTCTGTGTTCCGCTTGAAGCTCTCTGGGATCCAAGAATCAAGGGAAAGTGTTTCAAGGACCAGACGTTGATGTGGTACATCAACGGGGTGATGCATATTGTTATAGACTTTGCGATTATCGTGATGCCTCTCCCAATTGTCTGGAAATTGAAACTGCCCTTGTCTCAAAAGTTGTGGCTTTCTGGCATCTTTGGGCTGGGTTTCTT TAccattgctatttctatcctTCGACTTCAATGGCTCACACCCCAGAAGGACATCACATGGTGGAATGTCACCGCAGCGTCATGGTCCCTGGCGGAGCTTGTCTCGGGTATCGCATGTTCTTGTCTCCCAACTTTCAAACCTCTCCTCAACAAAGTTAAGAGCTGGGTTCCTACTCTCAGCGATGGAGAAAGTGCACGTAGTATTCATGGTATTGCTACCGATGACTCAGACAGGACCGTGGTCGTGGCATTGGAAGACGCGCCGTACGGAAGCAGGTTACAAATACCAAACAGTGTTCACACATTCGGGACGGAAACAAGCATCACAGCATCAAAGGGGGTTTACGAGACTGAGAAAAAGTGGCGAAAGTCTTCAAAGTCTAGCATAAGTAAGAATGAACCGTGA
- a CDS encoding hypothetical protein (SECRETED:SignalP(1-18)): MELLLIVVGLLSLPVTAGDEPKQWTPNDPCPTSINAVFSRYTEHVSPFSTFERVHEALQVCPNVTELHMTTRIPKDFNGEDRLPFKIDGIERYISRPQILSLTDYNFDHDEWSYIRPQGDHWTGENGTWPVSSSTNPVVMWTVDMFYKAIWQWECLQAFVRYMALLPRPHYSDVQRYQGHHTTWYSQRHAPSERRSMENIQRWLEVMDFSHVHTLTIAESVRIPRGKGLYQDLPRALTGLNTLKIQGRWQRYMTEFDLNNDHLYQYADDRLRRNRYPVPMVVPAQDFITALHPQLTSLAWTKSGPVRDEVLEAVLRHHGSSLRHLEWTTTELKWSSFSVEQIRSLGKWAPGLTNLTVNLDRVDGTWPWKHLKAVAESLPKLINLTIYLDMYDEASNFEPDNEEFRPAKPPLTKEASLDMFNILNLFKAGDKLQHVEFRQGDWEGYVGEYKKWEGRRVIQGPKKWTKCGLEIQRRVLKPTCEEGHESKV; the protein is encoded by the coding sequence ATGGAGTTACTGCTTATTGTCGTTGGTCTACTTTCGCTGCCAGTTACTGCTGGAGATGAACCGAAGCAATGGACCCCCAATGACCCTTGTCCAACTTCAATCAATGCTGTGTTCAGCAGATATACTGAGCATGTATCCCCATTCAGCACCTTCGAGCGCGTCCATGAAGCATTGCAAGTATGCCCTAACGTTACCGAGTTACATATGACGACCAGGATTCCCAAAGACTTCAATGGTGAAGATCGACTACCTTTCAAAATCGATGGCATTGAACGATATATCTCCAGGCCACAAATCTTGTCCCTCACAGACTACAATTTCGATCATGATGAGTGGTCGTATATAAGACCCCAAGGAGATCACTGGACGGGTGAGAATGGTACATGGCCCGTGTCTTCTTCAACCAATCCTGTCGTCATGTGGACTGTAGACATGttctataaagctatatgGCAATGGGAATGTCTACAAGCATTCGTGAGATATATGGCTCTCTTGCCGCGGCCGCACTATAGTGATGTCCAGAGGTATCAAGGGCATCACACAACATGGTATTCCCAAAGGCATGCACCATCGGAGAGACGGTCCATGGAAAATATCCAGCGCTGGCTAGAAGTCATGGACTTTTCTCACGTACATACATTGACAATCGCCGAGTCTGTTAGAATACCAAGAGGAAAGGGCCTCTACCAAGATCTTCCACGCGCACTCACTGGTCTCAACACACTAAAAATTCAGGGTCGATGGCAGCGATACATGACCGAATTCGATTTAAACAATGACCATTTATACCAGTATGCGGATGATCGGCTCCGCAGGAACAGATATCCGGTGCCGATGGTGGTGCCAGCACAGGATTTTATAACGGCATTGCACCCACAGCTGACGAGCCTTGCTTGGACTAAGAGTGGACCTGTGCGAGACGAAGTTCTTGAAGCCGTTTTGAGGCATCATGGATCTTCGCTCAGGCATTTAGAGTGGACGACTACAGAGTTGAAGTGGTCGAGCTTTTCAGTAGAGCAGATACGAAGTCTGGGTAAATGGGCTCCCGGACTAACAAACTTGACTGTCAACTTGGATCGGGTGGATGGCACGTGGCCATGGAAACATCTCAAAGCTGTGGCTGAGAGCCTACCAAAGTTGATCAATTTGACCATATACCTCGATATGTACGACGAGGCATCAAACTTTGAACCTGACAATGAGGAGTTCCGACCAGCGAAACCTCCATTGACGAAAGAGGCTTCACTCGACATGTTTAACATTCTCAACCTTTTTAAGGCTGGCGATAAGCTTCAGCATGTCGAGTTTAGGCAGGGGGATTGGGAGGGGTACGTTGGAGAATACAAGAAATGGGAAGGGAGACGAGTGATCCAAGGGCCGAAAAAGTGGACAAAATGTGGTTTGGAGATTCAGAGAAGAGTTTTGAAGCCGACATGTGAGGAGGGCCATGAGAGCAAAGTCTAA